In Georgenia soli, a genomic segment contains:
- a CDS encoding NADH-quinone oxidoreductase subunit J — protein MITAMLPASLAETGTVSTGETVMFWVLAPIMVLASLALLFSRRAVYAAMSVVLVMLCLAALYIAQEAPFLGVAQVVVYTGAIMMMFLFVLMLVGVDASDSLHETIKGQRWLGALAGVGLAVLLGAVVLRATGPRPTGLAGANADTNPVGVARLIFSDHVFAMELVGLLLIIAAVGAITLTHRERLGKKATQQEVLEAKMAAYGAGGARVGQLPAPGVYARSNAADLPALSATGEPINDSVPRVLRIRGQGRTIGDVSPETVEAVARARTGRKGRAMRRAAGSVGALAVEQTQMPSMRGEPAPQPRLPGSPGYEGPGNGTGASDAGAEGAPKEIESAEAEK, from the coding sequence GTGATCACCGCGATGCTTCCCGCCTCGCTCGCCGAGACCGGCACGGTCTCCACCGGCGAGACCGTCATGTTCTGGGTGCTCGCGCCGATCATGGTGCTGGCCTCGCTGGCGCTGCTGTTCTCCCGGCGCGCGGTCTACGCCGCGATGTCGGTGGTGCTCGTCATGCTGTGTCTCGCGGCGCTGTACATCGCCCAGGAGGCCCCGTTCCTCGGGGTCGCCCAGGTGGTGGTGTACACCGGCGCCATCATGATGATGTTCCTCTTCGTGCTGATGCTCGTGGGCGTCGACGCCTCCGACTCGCTGCACGAGACGATCAAGGGGCAGCGCTGGCTGGGCGCCCTGGCCGGCGTGGGCCTCGCGGTGCTCCTCGGCGCCGTCGTGCTGCGCGCCACCGGCCCGCGGCCCACCGGCCTCGCCGGGGCGAACGCCGACACCAACCCCGTCGGGGTGGCGCGCCTGATCTTCTCCGACCACGTCTTCGCGATGGAGCTGGTCGGCCTGCTGCTGATCATCGCGGCCGTCGGCGCCATCACGCTCACCCACCGGGAGCGGCTGGGCAAGAAGGCGACCCAGCAGGAGGTGCTGGAGGCCAAGATGGCCGCGTACGGCGCCGGCGGGGCCCGCGTGGGCCAGCTGCCCGCCCCGGGCGTGTACGCCCGGTCCAACGCTGCCGACCTGCCGGCCCTCTCGGCCACCGGCGAGCCGATCAACGACTCCGTGCCTCGCGTGCTGCGCATCCGGGGCCAGGGCCGCACGATCGGCGACGTCAGCCCCGAGACGGTCGAGGCCGTCGCCCGGGCGCGCACCGGGCGCAAGGGCAGGGCCATGCGCCGCGCGGCCGGCTCCGTCGGTGCGCTCGCCGTCGAGCAGACGCAGATGCCGAGCATGCGGGGCGAGCCCGCGCCGCAGCCGCGGCTGCCCGGCAGCCCCGGGTACGAGGGGCCGGGCAACGGCACCGGCGCGTCCGACGCCGGGGCCGAGGGCGCCCCCAAGGAGATCGAGAGCGCGGAGGCGGAGAAGTGA
- the nuoK gene encoding NADH-quinone oxidoreductase subunit NuoK, which produces MSLVNYLVLAGILFAVGATTVLVRRNAIIALLGVEIMLNSSNLALVTFSRIHGDLTGQVLAFFVMVVAAAEVVVGLAIIVSIFRTRRSASVDDVSLLKH; this is translated from the coding sequence GTGAGCCTGGTCAACTACCTGGTCCTGGCCGGGATCCTCTTCGCCGTCGGCGCCACCACGGTGCTCGTGCGGCGCAACGCGATCATCGCGCTGCTGGGGGTGGAGATCATGCTGAACTCCTCCAACCTCGCGCTGGTGACGTTCTCCCGGATCCACGGCGACCTCACGGGGCAGGTGCTCGCCTTCTTCGTGATGGTGGTCGCCGCCGCCGAGGTCGTCGTCGGCCTCGCCATCATCGTGTCCATCTTCCGAACCCGCAGGTCCGCGTCGGTCGACGACGTCAGCCTGCTGAAGCACTGA